The following proteins are co-located in the Lacticaseibacillus paracasei subsp. paracasei genome:
- the tsaD gene encoding tRNA (adenosine(37)-N6)-threonylcarbamoyltransferase complex transferase subunit TsaD — MAARELILAFESSCDETSVAVVENGDTILSNIIATQIKSHQRFGGVVPEVASRHHVEQITLVTDAALKEAGVTYDDLTAVAVTYGPGLVGALLIGVTAAKTIAYAHHLPLIPVNHMAGHIYAARFVKPLAYPLLALAVSGGHTELVYMRSAGEFEIIGDTRDDAAGEAYDKVGRILGIPYPAGKEVDRLAHLGQDTFHFPRAMDKEDNLDFSFSGLKSAVINTVHHAHQLGQELSREDLAASFQAAVVDVLVHKTQKALHQYPVKQLIVAGGVAANQGLKEAMNETLAVNFPDVDVIVPPLRLTGDNGAMIGAAAHIEWAKQHLASESLNADPGLSFTHAS; from the coding sequence GTGGCGGCAAGGGAATTAATTTTAGCGTTTGAAAGCAGCTGCGACGAAACCAGTGTGGCTGTCGTTGAAAATGGTGACACAATCTTATCGAACATCATCGCCACACAAATTAAAAGTCATCAACGATTTGGCGGTGTTGTTCCGGAGGTAGCCAGTCGTCATCATGTGGAACAAATTACGTTGGTTACAGATGCAGCGTTGAAAGAAGCGGGCGTCACTTATGATGATTTGACCGCGGTGGCAGTCACATACGGCCCAGGGCTGGTAGGCGCATTGTTAATTGGGGTGACGGCTGCCAAAACCATTGCCTACGCTCATCATTTACCATTAATTCCGGTTAATCACATGGCAGGCCACATTTATGCCGCCCGTTTTGTGAAGCCGCTTGCGTATCCATTACTGGCACTGGCGGTTTCAGGCGGTCATACTGAGTTGGTTTATATGCGATCAGCTGGGGAATTCGAAATCATCGGCGATACACGTGATGATGCCGCCGGTGAGGCTTACGATAAAGTTGGTCGGATTCTGGGCATTCCATATCCGGCTGGTAAAGAAGTTGATCGGTTGGCACATCTTGGTCAAGACACTTTCCATTTTCCACGGGCGATGGATAAAGAAGACAATCTTGACTTTAGCTTCAGTGGCTTGAAATCGGCTGTTATCAACACGGTTCATCACGCCCATCAGTTAGGCCAAGAGCTCAGTCGAGAAGATCTAGCCGCGAGTTTTCAAGCGGCGGTTGTCGATGTTTTGGTTCACAAAACGCAAAAGGCACTGCATCAGTATCCGGTTAAACAACTCATTGTGGCCGGTGGTGTTGCAGCCAATCAAGGGCTTAAAGAAGCCATGAACGAAACCTTGGCTGTGAATTTTCCAGATGTCGATGTGATTGTGCCGCCACTTCGCTTGACGGGTGATAATGGCGCAATGATTGGCGCGGCTGCTCATATTGAATGGGCGAAGCAGCATCTTGCTTCAGAAAGCTTGAATGCTGATCCAGGATTGAGCTTTACCCACGCTTCATAA
- the rimI gene encoding ribosomal protein S18-alanine N-acetyltransferase: MLRKFKSWFDRTTPDELSFKPQTITVRNKEYLLRRMTEDDVDAALAIERRIYHDTPWDRYAFFSELRKVRHSLYLAVEDAGQLVALIGTWFTLSEAHVTNIAVDPAYQHMGLGRFLMQFMIGRAIDYGSQKMTLEVRTNNDIAKHLYRSLGFQDGKIKKGYYVSNHDDALDMYRPLP; encoded by the coding sequence ATGTTGAGAAAGTTTAAATCGTGGTTCGATCGCACGACACCTGATGAATTGAGCTTTAAGCCACAAACGATCACGGTTCGCAATAAAGAGTATTTACTGCGGCGTATGACAGAAGACGATGTCGATGCAGCATTAGCGATTGAGCGACGGATTTATCATGATACACCATGGGATCGTTACGCTTTTTTCTCTGAGTTGCGTAAAGTTCGGCATTCGTTGTATTTGGCTGTTGAAGATGCCGGTCAGTTAGTCGCATTAATTGGCACCTGGTTTACCTTAAGTGAGGCCCATGTGACCAACATCGCGGTGGACCCAGCATACCAGCACATGGGTCTGGGACGTTTTTTGATGCAGTTCATGATTGGCCGGGCGATTGATTATGGCAGTCAAAAAATGACGCTTGAAGTGCGGACGAATAACGACATTGCTAAGCATCTGTATCGGTCGCTCGGTTTTCAGGACGGGAAAATTAAAAAAGGTTATTATGTCAGCAATCACGATGATGCACTTGATATGTATCGGCCATTGCCGTAA
- the tsaB gene encoding tRNA (adenosine(37)-N6)-threonylcarbamoyltransferase complex dimerization subunit type 1 TsaB, which yields MRLLALDTSNEAMSVAVLDNDKLLAQTTINRKRTHSEQLLPAIDDLVAASGLQPEDLDKIIVADGPGSYTGIRIAVTTGKTLAYTLNIALAGVSSLAVLAANITDTKAMIVPIMNARRNNVFTGVYQWNKGRLINVVTDRHVPLKLLLTELATLHQPVIFVGSDAAMFRAQIIETLGGLAQFAPSWLNLPQALRLGQLGKDLPPVSVYDFVPRYLRLTEAEHNWLEAHPGRGHDVYVEKV from the coding sequence ATGCGATTATTAGCGCTTGATACTTCAAACGAAGCGATGTCAGTTGCTGTGTTAGATAATGATAAGTTGTTGGCGCAGACGACGATTAATCGAAAACGGACGCATAGTGAGCAACTACTGCCAGCGATTGATGATTTAGTGGCTGCTAGTGGCCTGCAGCCGGAGGACTTGGATAAGATTATTGTCGCAGATGGACCGGGATCCTATACTGGCATTCGAATTGCCGTGACGACAGGGAAAACATTAGCTTACACATTAAACATTGCCCTAGCTGGCGTTTCCAGTCTGGCGGTGCTTGCCGCCAACATCACAGATACAAAAGCGATGATTGTGCCAATTATGAATGCGCGCCGCAACAATGTGTTTACAGGTGTCTACCAATGGAACAAGGGCCGGCTGATCAATGTGGTTACAGATCGGCACGTGCCATTAAAACTACTGCTCACTGAATTAGCCACTTTGCACCAGCCGGTGATCTTTGTCGGCAGTGATGCGGCTATGTTTCGGGCTCAGATTATTGAGACCTTGGGCGGATTAGCGCAATTTGCACCGAGTTGGCTAAACTTGCCACAAGCATTACGTTTAGGACAATTAGGGAAAGATCTGCCGCCTGTGTCTGTTTATGATTTTGTGCCGCGTTATCTGCGGCTGACCGAGGCGGAACACAACTGGTTGGAAGCACACCCCGGCAGAGGACATGATGTTTATGTTGAGAAAGTTTAA
- a CDS encoding folate family ECF transporter S component, which yields MQVLSFSSPKLSTRNMVYMAMLMAMQIVLGRFSFGTPWLKISPAFFATILMGYYFGPWLAAGAAALNDQLSIMIFSPGANFPGFTISAAIAAMLYGMFFHGKKVTVLRTLLAVGMVLLISNIILTTLWLNIMGTPWQGIIWPRTIKNVVMLPIQTALSYGTLKAIERIRPHL from the coding sequence ATGCAAGTATTATCGTTTAGTAGTCCCAAGCTTTCCACCCGGAACATGGTGTATATGGCCATGTTGATGGCGATGCAAATCGTTCTGGGCCGTTTCTCGTTCGGAACCCCTTGGCTCAAGATTAGCCCAGCGTTCTTTGCCACGATCCTCATGGGATATTATTTTGGCCCATGGTTGGCGGCCGGCGCTGCTGCGCTGAACGATCAGTTGTCAATTATGATCTTCAGTCCGGGAGCCAACTTCCCGGGTTTTACCATCAGTGCAGCCATTGCGGCAATGCTTTACGGTATGTTTTTCCACGGTAAGAAGGTAACGGTTCTTCGGACATTGCTCGCTGTCGGCATGGTTTTGTTGATTAGCAATATCATTTTGACAACACTATGGTTAAACATCATGGGTACGCCATGGCAAGGTATTATCTGGCCGCGAACGATCAAGAACGTGGTCATGTTGCCAATCCAAACGGCACTGTCTTATGGAACGTTAAAAGCCATTGAGCGAATTCGTCCCCACCTTTGA
- a CDS encoding asparaginase, whose translation MTVTKHILVLHTGGTISMTENSEGDIMPSQHNPLLGADSFVPADVELTTEEIFNLPSPHMTPERMLELVKRIRQAEKEGSDGVVITHGTDTLEETAYFLDLTLDSAMPVVVTGAMRSSNEIGSDGLENLQSAIKTAASDDSRNKGTLVVMNDEIHTARFVTKTHTTNVATFRTPTFGPVGLVTKDGVRFFQELINQEICAIDHLVDKVFLIKAYAGMDGTLFDALPEDTHGLTIEALGAGNLPPSTLPAIQRLLDRNIPIVLVSRCFNGVAQAVYNYEGGGVQLKKMGIIFCQGLNGQKARIKLQVGLSDGKQGQDLADFVDNAVS comes from the coding sequence ATGACCGTGACTAAACATATTCTCGTTTTGCATACGGGTGGTACCATTTCGATGACTGAAAATAGCGAAGGTGACATTATGCCCAGCCAACATAACCCGTTACTTGGTGCTGACAGTTTTGTCCCTGCTGACGTCGAACTCACCACTGAAGAAATTTTCAACCTCCCATCCCCGCACATGACCCCAGAACGGATGCTAGAACTAGTTAAACGCATCCGCCAAGCGGAAAAAGAAGGCAGCGATGGCGTCGTGATCACTCACGGGACGGATACGCTGGAAGAAACCGCCTATTTTCTTGATCTGACCCTTGATTCGGCGATGCCAGTGGTCGTGACAGGCGCTATGCGCTCTAGTAACGAAATCGGCAGCGATGGTCTGGAGAACCTTCAAAGCGCCATTAAAACGGCTGCCAGCGACGACTCACGCAATAAGGGAACGCTCGTTGTCATGAATGACGAAATTCATACCGCTCGGTTCGTGACCAAGACGCACACGACCAATGTGGCTACTTTCCGAACACCAACATTCGGTCCAGTCGGTTTGGTCACCAAAGATGGCGTCCGATTCTTTCAAGAACTGATTAATCAAGAAATCTGTGCGATTGATCACCTCGTCGACAAGGTCTTCCTCATCAAAGCATATGCTGGCATGGATGGTACCTTGTTCGATGCACTGCCTGAAGATACCCACGGCTTGACGATTGAAGCGCTCGGTGCCGGCAATCTACCGCCGAGCACCTTACCTGCCATTCAACGGCTGCTGGATCGCAACATCCCGATTGTTCTCGTTTCCCGCTGTTTTAATGGTGTTGCGCAAGCCGTTTACAATTACGAAGGCGGTGGTGTGCAACTTAAGAAAATGGGCATCATTTTCTGTCAAGGCTTGAATGGCCAAAAGGCACGAATCAAGTTGCAAGTCGGCCTCAGTGACGGCAAACAGGGGCAGGATCTAGCCGACTTCGTGGATAATGCTGTTAGCTGA
- a CDS encoding acyl-[acyl-carrier-protein] thioesterase — protein MGKVYEDDYRIPGFAGDRYGRAGLANMMNVMLEISERQLETLHAGMDAINEFQAGWVITQYHMDIQRMPRIEEPLRVGTEATTYNKFFTYRDYWIDDAQGQRLVTVNSNWVIMDLRTRKIVDVIPELVERVGAVSDRKIKRFPRLKKITTPDGQEDFHVRYFDIDSNGHVNNAHYLEWMENSLGYDFLSTHTLRGADIRYEREVAYGTTPVAQYQHDPDDPTKTLHRVVTGEQVNAEAQMIWQDFKA, from the coding sequence ATGGGAAAGGTCTACGAAGATGATTACCGGATTCCCGGTTTTGCGGGTGATCGGTATGGTCGCGCCGGATTGGCAAATATGATGAATGTCATGTTAGAAATTTCGGAGCGCCAGTTAGAGACGTTGCATGCCGGGATGGATGCAATTAATGAATTTCAGGCTGGTTGGGTGATCACGCAGTATCATATGGATATTCAGCGGATGCCGCGAATTGAGGAACCATTGCGCGTGGGGACCGAGGCGACGACTTACAATAAATTCTTTACTTACCGGGATTATTGGATTGACGATGCGCAAGGGCAGCGCTTGGTAACAGTGAATAGCAACTGGGTCATCATGGATCTGCGCACCCGCAAAATTGTGGACGTGATTCCGGAACTGGTGGAGCGTGTCGGCGCGGTCAGTGATCGCAAAATCAAGCGATTTCCGCGGCTTAAAAAGATCACCACCCCAGATGGTCAAGAAGATTTTCATGTCCGCTATTTTGATATTGACAGTAACGGACACGTCAACAATGCTCATTACTTGGAATGGATGGAAAATAGTCTTGGCTATGATTTTTTGAGTACCCATACGTTACGCGGGGCGGATATTCGGTATGAACGTGAAGTCGCGTATGGCACGACGCCTGTTGCCCAATATCAGCATGATCCGGATGATCCCACCAAAACTTTGCACCGCGTCGTAACCGGCGAACAGGTCAACGCAGAAGCGCAGATGATTTGGCAGGATTTTAAAGCATAG
- the rsmI gene encoding 16S rRNA (cytidine(1402)-2'-O)-methyltransferase, whose amino-acid sequence MEQQRSFGSHTTGTLYLVPTPIGNLGDMTIRAIEILKTVDLIAAEDTRHTQMLLNHFEIKTKTISFHEHNTQMRIPELLAKLANGETIAQVSDAGMPSISDPGKELVRAAIDAGVPVVPLPGANAATTALIASGLPPQPFLFYGFLPRKVGEKNRELEKLAHESATLLFYESPHRVGKTLAAMQTAFGDRQAALARELTKKFETFIRGSLSALQTYAAGDLKGEFVIMVEGAADKPAVDVTVPLKMQVEAIVATGAKPNAAIKLVAKQNGLAKQVVYDAYHELEK is encoded by the coding sequence TTGGAGCAACAACGAAGCTTCGGTTCACATACAACAGGCACACTTTATCTGGTGCCAACGCCGATTGGCAACTTGGGCGATATGACAATTCGTGCGATTGAAATTCTGAAAACAGTCGATTTGATTGCAGCAGAAGACACGCGGCACACGCAAATGTTACTAAATCATTTTGAGATTAAAACTAAAACGATTTCGTTTCATGAACATAACACACAGATGCGCATTCCTGAGCTGTTGGCTAAGTTGGCAAACGGCGAGACAATTGCTCAAGTCAGCGATGCCGGTATGCCGTCGATTTCTGATCCAGGCAAGGAATTGGTACGCGCAGCCATTGATGCCGGTGTGCCAGTGGTGCCATTGCCAGGAGCCAACGCCGCGACAACTGCGCTGATTGCTTCCGGCTTGCCGCCGCAGCCGTTTTTGTTCTACGGCTTTTTACCGCGTAAAGTTGGGGAGAAAAATCGCGAATTGGAGAAGTTAGCCCATGAATCAGCCACCTTGCTTTTTTATGAAAGCCCACATCGGGTTGGCAAAACGCTGGCAGCAATGCAGACTGCTTTTGGTGATCGACAGGCGGCTTTGGCCCGTGAGTTGACGAAAAAATTCGAAACCTTCATTCGCGGTTCATTGTCGGCATTACAAACTTATGCCGCTGGTGACCTAAAAGGCGAGTTTGTGATTATGGTAGAAGGTGCGGCTGATAAGCCAGCAGTTGATGTGACGGTGCCTTTAAAAATGCAAGTTGAGGCAATTGTGGCCACTGGTGCCAAACCAAATGCAGCGATTAAATTAGTCGCCAAACAAAATGGCTTAGCGAAGCAAGTGGTGTATGATGCTTATCATGAGTTGGAAAAATAA
- a CDS encoding DNA replication initiation control protein YabA, translated as MEKKELYDGFLTLEKHAQQMLREIAAMKDDMAETLERNAELEIENKHLRQHLAELEKDDNKTSDGGVELSKSKQNLESLYNEGFHVCPMFYGQRRVNDEPCAFCTEIIYGEN; from the coding sequence GTGGAAAAGAAAGAATTATATGATGGCTTCTTGACCCTTGAAAAACATGCCCAGCAGATGCTCAGAGAAATCGCCGCTATGAAGGACGATATGGCAGAAACGCTTGAACGCAATGCTGAACTTGAGATCGAAAACAAGCATTTGCGTCAACATTTGGCAGAATTAGAAAAAGATGACAATAAAACCAGTGATGGTGGGGTTGAATTGTCTAAGTCGAAGCAAAATCTTGAAAGTCTGTATAATGAAGGCTTCCATGTTTGCCCGATGTTCTATGGCCAGCGCCGGGTCAATGATGAGCCATGCGCTTTTTGTACTGAGATTATTTACGGGGAGAATTGA
- the holB gene encoding DNA polymerase III subunit delta': protein MTKFLIDSLQPKLVAQFARIIDRKQLAQSYLFVGPKGAGKLALAEWIALRLFCQNVQDGAPCGQCPECERILNHNHPDVMVVKTETQSIKVDDIRGLKQEMSKTGVEGNQRVFVVEDADKMTAGAANSLLKFFEEPVPGMTVILTATSKNQLLPTILSRAQVITFQSPDRSAVIAKLEEGGATSQMARVAGRLTGNVADAQALLASATFQDRVTKVFQLLERLADHDPESFVRVQTQLLPIAKDADSQRQVLALIGLAYADALNQHFQVTSMQQLDLPAIGVLAQRSSEQLTTALQAILTAQVRLSQNVTFQSATEQLMLKLLEG from the coding sequence ATGACCAAGTTTTTAATTGATTCGCTTCAGCCTAAACTCGTGGCTCAGTTTGCGCGAATCATTGACCGCAAGCAATTGGCACAGTCGTATTTGTTTGTGGGGCCAAAAGGGGCTGGCAAGCTGGCCTTGGCTGAGTGGATCGCCTTGCGCCTATTTTGTCAAAATGTGCAGGATGGTGCGCCATGTGGCCAGTGTCCTGAGTGCGAGCGAATTTTGAATCATAACCACCCAGATGTGATGGTGGTCAAAACAGAAACGCAAAGCATCAAGGTTGACGATATTCGCGGGTTGAAGCAAGAAATGAGCAAAACCGGGGTCGAAGGCAATCAACGTGTGTTTGTTGTTGAAGATGCTGATAAAATGACAGCAGGTGCGGCAAACTCCTTATTGAAATTTTTTGAGGAACCAGTGCCTGGGATGACCGTGATTTTGACTGCAACCTCGAAAAACCAACTTTTACCGACCATTTTGTCGCGGGCACAGGTTATTACATTCCAAAGCCCTGATCGCTCAGCCGTGATTGCAAAGCTAGAAGAAGGCGGGGCAACCTCGCAAATGGCACGAGTCGCAGGCCGATTGACTGGCAATGTGGCTGATGCGCAGGCCTTGTTGGCGTCTGCAACATTTCAAGACCGGGTGACGAAGGTTTTCCAGTTACTGGAGCGTTTGGCGGATCACGATCCGGAAAGTTTTGTTCGGGTGCAGACGCAACTGCTGCCGATTGCTAAAGATGCTGATAGTCAGCGTCAAGTGTTGGCGCTGATCGGCTTGGCCTATGCTGATGCATTGAATCAACATTTTCAGGTAACATCAATGCAACAACTGGACTTGCCGGCGATCGGCGTCTTGGCTCAGCGATCAAGTGAGCAACTAACCACGGCGCTGCAGGCTATTTTAACGGCGCAGGTGCGATTGAGCCAGAATGTTACGTTTCAATCCGCAACAGAACAGTTAATGCTTAAACTATTAGAAGGGTGA
- a CDS encoding cyclic-di-AMP receptor translates to MKLILAIVQDKDSNLLSSQFIDANIQATKLSTTGGFLKAGNTTFIIGIADDRVDEVLKIIKETSQTRQQFMTPPVNLDATSDSSMAYPVEVQVGGATVFVLPIEAFHRF, encoded by the coding sequence ATGAAATTAATTCTCGCAATTGTTCAAGATAAAGATAGCAACTTGCTTAGCAGTCAATTTATTGATGCTAATATCCAGGCAACTAAATTATCAACGACTGGTGGCTTTTTAAAAGCCGGTAATACAACCTTCATTATCGGGATTGCTGACGATCGGGTCGATGAAGTTCTGAAGATTATCAAAGAGACTTCCCAAACCCGCCAACAATTCATGACACCGCCAGTCAATCTTGACGCCACGTCTGACAGTTCGATGGCCTATCCGGTTGAGGTTCAAGTCGGCGGTGCCACCGTCTTTGTCCTACCGATCGAAGCCTTTCATCGCTTCTGA
- the tmk gene encoding dTMP kinase: MKGTFITFEGPDGAGKTSVLKTLIPQLEQHVRVPLHLTREPGGAKISETIREVILDPANTAMDARTEALLYAASRRQHLVEVIQPALAQGDIVVCDRFVDSSVAYQGGGREIGPDAVLKMNQFATAGLEPALTLYLDVPVQVGLDRIKSHQNERQYDRLDQESLAFHERVHDAYMTLIVDNPQRIVSIDATEPLEKVVAACFQTITRRFPELFN; encoded by the coding sequence GTGAAAGGCACATTTATCACATTCGAAGGTCCAGACGGTGCAGGCAAGACCAGCGTTTTGAAGACGTTGATCCCGCAACTCGAACAGCACGTGCGGGTGCCATTGCATTTGACCAGAGAACCAGGCGGCGCAAAGATTTCCGAGACCATTCGCGAGGTCATTCTCGACCCTGCCAACACTGCTATGGATGCGCGGACTGAAGCACTTTTATACGCGGCGTCGCGTCGACAGCACTTGGTTGAAGTGATTCAACCAGCGTTAGCACAAGGCGACATTGTTGTCTGTGATCGATTTGTCGACAGTTCAGTTGCCTATCAAGGTGGTGGTCGAGAAATTGGGCCGGATGCCGTTTTGAAAATGAACCAATTTGCCACTGCAGGACTGGAGCCGGCTTTGACATTGTATCTAGATGTGCCAGTTCAGGTGGGACTTGACCGTATCAAGTCCCATCAAAACGAGCGTCAATATGATCGACTTGATCAGGAAAGTCTGGCTTTTCATGAACGCGTTCATGATGCATACATGACACTGATAGTGGATAATCCTCAGCGAATCGTGTCGATTGATGCAACTGAGCCACTGGAAAAGGTTGTTGCCGCTTGTTTTCAGACCATTACTCGTCGTTTTCCGGAACTATTTAACTAA
- a CDS encoding YaaL family protein produces the protein MFGRKQVKVKEEKDEELMMLVYRVRDQMAAQRKLVATFREVDEQTKAQVALQTGLFDFLYREARTRQIKGELVARVAAEQIAEYRDL, from the coding sequence ATGTTTGGACGCAAACAGGTAAAGGTCAAGGAAGAAAAAGACGAAGAACTAATGATGCTCGTCTATCGTGTCCGCGACCAGATGGCGGCACAACGCAAGCTCGTTGCTACTTTTCGCGAAGTCGACGAACAAACCAAAGCGCAAGTAGCCTTACAGACAGGCCTGTTCGACTTTCTCTACCGCGAAGCGCGCACCCGCCAAATCAAGGGCGAACTTGTGGCCCGAGTGGCTGCGGAGCAAATTGCGGAGTATAGAGATTTATAG
- the recR gene encoding recombination mediator RecR, with amino-acid sequence MQYPEPISKLIDSYMRLPGIGAKTATRLAFYTIDMNKDDVTAFAKSLVAAKEDLHYCSICGNITDEDPCAICRDKSRDQSTILVVEQPKDVMSIDRAQDYHGLYHVLHGVLSPIEGRGPEDLNIESLLKRLKANKAVKEVIIATNATPEGEATAQYLARLIKPAGIKVTRLAHGLSVGSDIEYADEMTLMKAVEGRTEL; translated from the coding sequence ATGCAATATCCAGAACCGATCAGTAAATTGATCGACAGTTATATGCGCCTCCCGGGTATCGGGGCAAAAACCGCAACACGGCTGGCTTTTTACACCATTGATATGAATAAGGACGATGTGACGGCGTTCGCTAAAAGTCTTGTCGCGGCAAAAGAGGATCTGCATTATTGTTCCATTTGTGGCAACATTACCGATGAGGATCCGTGTGCTATTTGTCGCGATAAAAGTCGCGACCAAAGCACGATATTGGTTGTTGAACAACCTAAAGACGTCATGAGCATTGATCGGGCTCAGGATTATCATGGCTTGTATCATGTATTACATGGCGTTTTATCACCAATCGAAGGCCGCGGTCCTGAAGATCTGAATATTGAGAGTTTGTTAAAACGGCTTAAGGCAAATAAGGCAGTCAAAGAAGTCATTATCGCCACTAATGCCACGCCTGAAGGTGAAGCCACCGCCCAATACCTAGCTCGGCTGATTAAACCAGCTGGTATTAAGGTCACTCGCTTAGCCCATGGGCTGTCGGTCGGCAGTGATATTGAGTATGCTGATGAAATGACCTTGATGAAGGCGGTTGAAGGAAGGACTGAGCTGTAA
- a CDS encoding YbaB/EbfC family nucleoid-associated protein, protein MRGMGNMQGMMKQMQKMQKEMQAAQKELYATEFEGKSASDMVTVKFTGEKIMKDIQIKPEAIDPDDPDMLQDLIIEAVNQAMGTIDKETQDKMGKYTRGLPM, encoded by the coding sequence ATGCGTGGAATGGGTAATATGCAAGGCATGATGAAGCAGATGCAGAAAATGCAAAAGGAAATGCAGGCAGCACAAAAGGAACTGTATGCAACGGAGTTTGAAGGCAAGTCAGCTTCCGATATGGTCACCGTTAAGTTTACCGGTGAAAAGATCATGAAAGACATTCAAATCAAACCAGAAGCCATCGATCCAGACGATCCGGACATGCTCCAAGACCTGATTATCGAAGCGGTTAATCAAGCCATGGGAACCATTGATAAGGAAACTCAAGATAAGATGGGTAAGTATACACGCGGATTGCCAATGTAA